The Bacillus marinisedimentorum genome contains a region encoding:
- a CDS encoding DEAD/DEAH box helicase: MKVKKDVMSVLESMMADDSYKDNFIHWKTIPEREAKLRDMPAEVDARIKAALQKRGIERLYTHQEEAYRTARRGENFAAVTPTASGKTLCYNLPVLQSILEDESSRALYLFPTKALAQDQKSELNEIIDEMGAAINSYTYDGDTPSNIRQKVRKAGHIVITNPDMLHSAILPHHTKWVSLFENLKYIVIDELHTYRGVFGSHVANVIRRLKRICEFYGSSPVFISTSATIANPEELARELTGGPVRLIDNNGAPSGKKHFLFYNPPVINKALNVRRSATLEARKIAGEFLQNKIQTIVFARSRVRVEILLTYLQELVKKQLGTKSIQGYRGGYLPKQRRDIERGLRNGDIYGVVSTNALELGVDIGQLQVCVMTGYPGSVASSWQQAGRAGRRQSESVVIMVGSSSPLDQYVLQHPDYFFERNPESARINPDNLVILVDHLKCAAYELPFKEGDTFDGLEVEEIMEFLAEEQVLHKNNGKWYWMNEAFPAHNISLRSASQENVVIIDISETANVKVIGEMDRFSAMTLLHDEAIYLHQGIQYQVEELDWDEKKAYVREVDVDYYTDANLAVSLDVLEEDKRTEAEKAEFAFGEVSVRAMATIFKKIKFETHDNIGSGPIHLPEEELHTNAAWISLQHEAASSFSEAKLEQGLIGASHAIRHVAPLFLMCDPSDLHVVPQVKATHNEKPTIFLYDRYPGGIGLSEKAYGMMDTILVEAAGLIERCPCESGCPSCVGTDAEGESVKRFAVRLINLFRGA, translated from the coding sequence ATGAAAGTGAAAAAGGACGTCATGAGCGTGCTGGAAAGCATGATGGCGGATGATTCATACAAAGATAATTTCATACACTGGAAAACGATACCGGAACGGGAAGCCAAACTCCGCGACATGCCCGCTGAAGTCGACGCACGCATCAAGGCTGCGCTTCAAAAACGCGGGATCGAACGCCTTTATACCCACCAGGAAGAGGCGTACCGGACTGCGCGCAGAGGGGAAAATTTCGCAGCGGTGACACCGACGGCTTCCGGTAAGACGCTATGTTATAACCTGCCTGTCCTGCAAAGCATCCTTGAAGATGAAAGCAGCCGTGCACTCTATTTGTTTCCGACAAAAGCGCTGGCGCAGGACCAGAAAAGCGAACTGAATGAAATCATTGATGAAATGGGTGCTGCCATTAACAGTTACACATATGACGGTGACACTCCATCTAATATCCGGCAGAAGGTGAGGAAAGCCGGGCATATTGTCATCACAAACCCGGATATGCTCCATTCTGCCATTTTGCCTCATCACACGAAGTGGGTTTCGCTGTTTGAGAACCTGAAATACATTGTTATCGATGAACTCCATACATACAGGGGGGTTTTCGGCAGCCATGTAGCCAATGTGATCAGGCGCTTGAAACGGATCTGCGAGTTTTATGGCAGCAGTCCCGTTTTCATAAGCACTTCAGCGACAATCGCCAACCCGGAGGAGCTTGCCCGTGAACTGACGGGGGGACCGGTCAGGCTAATCGATAATAACGGGGCTCCGTCCGGGAAGAAGCACTTCCTGTTTTACAATCCGCCGGTGATCAATAAAGCTCTGAACGTCAGGCGGAGCGCTACGCTTGAAGCGCGTAAAATCGCTGGTGAGTTCCTCCAGAACAAAATCCAGACAATCGTTTTCGCAAGAAGCCGGGTAAGGGTCGAAATTCTGCTGACATATTTGCAGGAGCTTGTCAAAAAACAGCTCGGCACGAAATCAATCCAGGGTTACCGGGGCGGATACTTGCCAAAGCAGCGCAGGGATATCGAGCGCGGCCTCAGAAACGGTGATATATACGGAGTTGTCAGCACAAATGCGCTGGAACTGGGTGTCGATATCGGGCAGCTCCAGGTGTGTGTCATGACCGGGTATCCAGGCAGCGTGGCGAGTTCATGGCAGCAGGCCGGCAGGGCAGGGCGGCGCCAGAGTGAATCGGTCGTCATCATGGTCGGGAGTTCAAGCCCGCTCGACCAGTACGTGCTGCAGCATCCGGATTACTTCTTTGAACGGAATCCGGAGTCGGCGCGCATCAATCCCGATAATCTTGTCATTCTTGTCGATCATCTGAAATGCGCCGCTTACGAATTGCCTTTTAAGGAAGGCGATACGTTCGACGGCCTGGAAGTGGAGGAAATCATGGAGTTCCTGGCTGAAGAACAGGTCCTTCATAAAAATAACGGCAAATGGTACTGGATGAATGAGGCGTTTCCGGCTCACAACATCAGCCTGCGATCGGCTTCGCAGGAAAATGTCGTCATCATAGATATAAGTGAAACGGCCAATGTCAAGGTGATCGGTGAAATGGACAGATTCAGCGCTATGACACTGCTTCACGATGAAGCGATTTATCTTCATCAGGGTATCCAATACCAGGTTGAAGAATTAGACTGGGACGAAAAGAAAGCTTATGTCCGTGAAGTGGATGTCGATTACTATACAGATGCCAATCTCGCTGTTTCGCTTGATGTGCTGGAAGAAGACAAACGGACAGAAGCAGAGAAGGCCGAATTCGCATTCGGTGAAGTATCAGTTCGGGCAATGGCGACCATTTTCAAGAAAATAAAGTTTGAAACACATGACAATATCGGATCAGGTCCGATTCATTTGCCTGAAGAAGAACTGCATACGAATGCTGCATGGATCAGCCTCCAGCACGAGGCGGCCTCTTCATTTTCTGAAGCGAAGCTGGAACAGGGGCTGATCGGGGCATCACATGCCATCCGGCATGTTGCTCCTTTGTTCCTCATGTGCGACCCGAGCGATCTGCATGTGGTCCCGCAGGTGAAAGCGACACATAACGAGAAACCGACCATTTTCCTTTATGACAGATATCCGGGCGGAATCGGACTGAGTGAAAAAGCGTACGGCATGATGGATACAATATTAGTCGAAGCTGCAGGCTTGATTGAGCGCTGTCCATGTGAAAGCGGCTGTCCTTCATGCGTTGGAACCGATGCCGAAGGAGAGTCGGTGAAGAGGTTCGCCGTCCGGCTTATCAATTTGTTCAGAGGTGCGTGA